The DNA segment TGGGTTCTCTGAGCAATTTCCTCAGTAAGATCACCGATTTCCTGATCAGCTTGCGACTCCAGGGAACCGTCCAGGATCCCGTCGTCACGACGGCGCCGCTTCAACTCGACCGCGCGGGCTTCTTCCAGGAAGAAGGCAGCAAGGCCGTGCGGTCCGCGCGAGAAGCGATGGAGGCTGGCGAGGGCGTGCTCGGACGCGGATTGCGGTTCGCCACGAAGCCGTCGACGGCTCCGGCACCGACGCCGACACCGGCGCCTGACTCATCCAATTCCAGCGGTGGTTCTCGATAAGGCATGAGGGGGAGAGCAGTGAATTCGCGCACCGCAATCGTGCGAGCCGTTTCCGCATTGGCAATCGCCGCTGCGCTCCTCATTGCCTGCGCGGAGCGCCCCCCGGAGAAACCGGCCGCTCCGACGTTTGCCGGCGCGACGGTTGAGGAATGGCGGGATCGTCTCTCCGGGCCGGACGCGGCAGTGGCCGCCGAGAAACTTCGAACGCCGGATGCCGTTCCGGTTCTTGTTGCCGCGGGATTGAGAGCCGATCCAGAGGTCGCCATGGAGACCGAGCGCATTATTCTCGCACTCGGCGAGCCCGCGGCGCAGCCTCTTGCAAAGGAAGCGGCTTCCACCGATCACAATCGATCGGCCCGTGCCATCTATCTTCTCAGTCGAATGGGAGACTCGGCATGTGGGGCTGTTCCGCAACTTGTTGAGTTGATTCGCCGCGGACATCAACAGAGCAAGAAGCCTATCGCCGTCAACCCAGAGCCCGCCTTGACCGACATCGGCCCGTGCGCTGCGCCGGATCTGGTCCCATTGCTCGCTGATGAGGAACTTCGCGAATCGGCCATCGACGTGCTCGAGCATTACGGCGTTCAGGCCGTTCCCGCGCTTCTCGCGATCGGGGAATTCGCCGACGAGGAACATCGCGATGTTGTTCGTGGCCTCGAATCGTCTCTCAGGATGGAGTTGCGACTGCCCGATCTTCGGACAGCCGCTGCGATCCGTGTTGAGGGCATCGATCCGGAGCACGATGTTCTTCGAGGGATCGTGGAGGATGAGGACGACCTGGAGTTGTTGGGGATTGAGGACATGCCGGCAACATCGGCTGTCACGCGATTGCGGAATCACCTGGCCTCCAGCGATCCGGTTCGGCGACGCCTCGCGGCCCGCACGCTTGCGAAGTTCGGTCCCCTTGCCCAGCCGGCGCTTCCAGAACTGGAATCCTTGTTGGATACCGACGATATGCACCTGCGGTGGGCTGTCATCTCTGCACTGGGAGAGATCGGCGAGCCGGCGGCGGACACCGCTCCACGCCTCGCCGAGCTTTACGATCAATCGACCAACATCGAAAGCCGACGCCGCACGGCATGGGCGCTGGGGCGGATCGGTTGGGCATCCCGCGATGCAGTGGGGGATCTGGGCGAAACCGCATTGGACACCAGTGCCAGTACACCGCTCCGCATTGACACAATCTTCGCCCTCGCACGCATCGATCCCGGCGGACAGCAGGATCTCCTGGCCAGCCTGCTTTCAGATACGCGCTGGCCCATCCGCCGAACCGCCGCGGAGGCGCTCGTTATCACCGGTCCCATCGCGATCGGCACATTGCAGCATTCCCTCGAGTCGGACGACCCACGGACTCGCCGGATGGCGGCCATTGGGCTGCTGAAGCTCGGAACGAAATACCCGTTTGCGCAGGACGTGCTCGCTCAGTCGGCGCCGGACGACGATGAGTTCGTCGCCTGGGCGCAGAGCATCGCTCTTCAGACAGACTGAGCAGTCAGGTTGATTGGAAACTGATTCGCGGGACGGCTCTCAGGCTCCGTCGCCTTGCGAAGCCGGTGCCGGCTGTCCCGTGGCGCGCTCGACCACGCTCAGCAGGTCGGGGATCTTAAACGGTTTGGTCAAATACTCGAAGGCGCCTTCCCGCATGACCTCCAGGTACTGATCCAACTCGCCGAAGGCGGTGATCATGACCACCTGCAGACTCGGGCGCAGAGTTCGCACTTCCTTCAGGACTTGAATGCCGTCCTTCTCGGGCATGCGAATATCGGAAAGCAGGAGATCGAAGTCGGCGGCCTCGCGCAGGATGTCCACGGCTTCCTGGCCATGCGCGGCGGTCGTCACATCGTACCCCTCGCGCGTCAGAACCTTGCGGAGGAGCGAGCGCATCTCCCGATCATCTTCAGCGATCAGCAGTTTGACGTTCCCAGACATTGTACCGACTCCCTGGCCGAAGCCTCTCCCGCCGCCTCCGGTCCGGACGCGTGCGGGGTTGAGAAGAGTTCCCGGCGGAACGGCCTTCGAGGGATGTCCTCGGGGCCGCCACTCTCAAACTACAGCGTCTCTTCGACAACCTTTTCGAAGTGCGGCATCAACTTGGCCGCTTCCTCTTCCGTACAGCGATACTTCTCGCCGTCCTGGAAGTGAATCGTCGTGTGGCTGCCGATGTCTCCTTCATACACCTCGATGCGGGTCACCGCGTTGAGGTTGATAATCTGCGATGAAGAGATTCGAACGAAATTCATCAGTGCTCATCCCTCTTGGCGCGTCGCGCCGGTCAGACTCATTCCGATCTGAACCTAGCGCATAAGCTGTCCAGTGTCTACGGGTTTCGGCCTCTATTAGCACCCAGGAAAAGCGCCCCGTCGCAACGGATGCAACGAAATTCGGGGACGCTGATTCTGGAGCGCTTCAATTCTTGGAATCAGGGCTGGGGAGCTTCTTCCGCCAGGAAGACCATACGGCAGTCTTCATTCCCGGCCAGCGCCCCCGTGGGAAGCGGGCACTCCGAAAGGTGCTTCAGCGTCCAGCGCCTCAGGGCCTCGACCGTCGCCTGGCGGACATCCCACATCGCCCGGTGGTAGGCGCACACGGGGCCGGCCAGTTCATCCCCGATCGACTTGCAGTACGCGCCGATCAACAATCCCTGACAGGCCTCCACAACCATCAGCAGGTTGATCTTCTCCGGCGGCACCGCCAGCGTCATCCCGCCCTGCGGGCCACGCTGCGAGGTCAGGATGCCGGCCTTGACAAGCTGCCCCATCGTCTTTCCCAGGTACGATGGCGAACAGCCCATCTTCTCCGCGATCTCGTGGGGCGTGATCGGCCCCTGTTGGCCGTGCAAGGCCAGGAACACCAGCGCCTTGATGGCGATTTCGGATGTCCGAGTGATCATCTCTTAAGAACTCCCTCTCCATTGTAATCCGCAATTTGAGATATTGGATATCCTGTTTTGCCGTTTGTCAAGAGCCACTATATGCCATTTGCGGAAAGTCGTTTGTACTTCGGAATCCCTTCGACCAAAGAAGAAGCCCCGGGATCGCTCCCGGGGCTCTGCAGATGAATGGTTCTTGTGGTTAGACTTAGAAGTCTTCCCGGTCCATCCAGTCCTTGGACTGGGCATCGAACTTCTCGCCCGTCACGCCGCGGCTGGCGTCGCTTGCCAAATACACGAAGACGTTCGTGATATCCGCCGGAGCAGGCAACGTGTTCGGGTCCTCACCCGGCTTGGCCGCGGCACGCATCTGCGTCCGGGTCGCTCCGGGATTCACGCTGTTCACGCGAATGCGATGGGGCTTCATTTCATCGGCCAGAACCTCGGTCAGGCCCTCGACGGCGAACTTGGAGACGGCATACGCACCCCAGTTCGCCCGTCCTTTGCGCCCGACGCCGGAGGATAGGTTGATGATCGAGCCGGATTCCTGCGGCACCATCTTGCCCAGGGTCTGCTTTGTCACCCAGAACGTGCCGTTCAGATTGATGTCGATAACCTCGGCCCAATCGGCATCCGGGTATTCCATGATCGTTTCGCGAGGGCCCAGCACGCCGGCGTTGTTGATCAGCACATCGATCTTGCCGTAGGTGCGGTGGACGGAATCGACGAGCTTGGTCGCCGCATCCTGGTCCGCCAAGTCGACTTTCACGGCTAGGCAATGCGCGCCCAGGGATTCGACCTCGGCAGCCACGGCCTTCAGGTCGGTCTTGTTGCGGGCGCAGATCGCCAGGCGGGCGCCTTCCGCGGCACAGGCGTGAGCCAGCGCGCGACCGATGCCTCGACTGGCGCCCGTAATCAGGACCACCTTGCCGTCCAGCCGGTTCTTCGGCTCCGCCGCCCGGCTCTTGCTCTCTCCCGTCGTTTCGTTGCTCATGCTCTCATAACTCCTTGGGATTCAGGCTCTTATTCAGCCCTTCGCGGCGGCCAAGGCGGCCTCGTAGTTCGGATGTTCGGTCACTTCGCCAACGTATTCCACGTGCTTCAAGGTGCCATCGGCGGCAACCACAAAGACCGCGCGCGAGTTCACGCCCAGTTCCTTGATCTTCAGGCCGTAGCGCGCACCAAAGTCGTGGTGCATGTAGTCGGACAGCATGACGAGATTCTCGACGCCAGCGGCGCCGCACCAGCGCGCCTGGGCGGGCGGCAGGTCACAGGAGACCGTGATAATCACCACGTCGTCGCCCAGCTTCGAGGCTTCGTCGTTGAAACGGCGCGTCTGCATGTCGCAAACGCCGGTGTCGATCGATGGAATGGACGAAATAATGGCAGTCTTGCCGGCAGCCAGAGCGCTCAGGCTGACGTCCTCCGCCAGGCTCTTGCGTGCGGTGAAATCCGGTGCTTTCTCGCCCAACTTCACCTCTGTGCCCTCGAGGTGCAGCGGATTTCCTTTGAAATTGACAGTATCAGGCATGTTTCAAACTCCAGGAGTAGAAGATTCCTCCCCGGCGGTGAGCGAAGAAAACCGCCCCGGCCAGGTTTCAGTCAGTCCGTGCTTGGAACATGCCAAACTAAAGGCGTGCCAATTTCGTCTTAAATGGCACGATAACGTCAAGTCGATCAAGCTGCACGAGCCTCGAATAACCAAAGATCGAGCGTACCTCAATTCACGAAGCAGTTTCCGATTGCCCCGAGAGATGAACCGGTGAAAAACCGACCAGTGAGGAGACTGCTATGAGGAAGAGCGCACTTCATGTTGCCCGGTGCCTGTCTGCCGCGATCCTGGCTGTCTGCACATTGGCCTCCGTATCTTCATCTCAGGATCCCCCGCAGGCAGCTCGATCTCCACTGATGGCCAGAATCCAAGCCCAGATTGACGAGCTTGATGGCGAATCGACACAGGAGAGCCTCGAAAATCTCTCCGATGTGAACATGTTCTTCTGGCCGGGAGCCGGTGTGGACATGGGGGGCATTTCACCTACCCAGTACATTCCAGTTCCCTCCGACGAAAACGATTGGACCTTAGCGACCATCTACAGCAACCGACGGTTCTGCAAGCTCCTCCATGAAATGGCGGAACTGCCCAAATCCGAGGCGGCCGCCGCGATCAACGCCGAATTGGAGACCGCGCTCCAGTCATACCGCGAACTGGAGCGGCGGGAGATAGAAGGCATTCAGCGCTCTTATGTGGAGAATCCGGATCGTGAGCCACTGCCGATCGGCTTTGTGATCGAGCAGCACGAGGGCGAAGATCCACCCATCCTCGGGTATCGATACAAGATTCTATCGTTGGTTCTCTTGGCGGGAAGTCTGGAACTGGACGAATGCCTGCCATCAATCGAAGTGATCGTCCAAGAGGCGAAACGGCAGCGGGACGGACTCTACGAGTCCTCTTTACCGCCGATTGTCCGATACCAGTTTCTGAAAGCGGGAAGTCTCTACAGCCGGGAGATTCTGGCGACGGGCGTCTTGCGCTCGACTTGCAGTTCCGCCGAATTCGGGAAGCTGCTCGAGGCATCCGGACTTGCATTATGCGCCACGGAATTGCCGCCCTACAATGCGGCGCTCACCCGTTTCGATCTGCCAGTAAGATCGGGACCTTTGTCTGCCGACTTCACCGGAGGCAGCAAAGGAATCGCCTGCGCGTCGGCCATGGATGATGATCAGTTTGAGGCGTTGTTGAAGTTTGGAATGACATCGCCCTGAGAAGCAGACACTACTCGGGCGCCGTCGCGTCCCATTCGGCCAGAAGCGCCTTGTGATCCTCGATCGCGGCCAGAAACTCGTCGAGATCGTGCAGTTGAACGAGGCGATTCTTCAGCGCCTTGGCCTCGTGGAAGCCGCGCAGGTACTGCACGGCGTGCTTGCGGAACTCGACCAGGCCATGGAGACCTTTGCGCTCAACCATGATCGTAGCGTGGCGGGCGACGATGTCGAGGCGCTCGTAAGCCGTTGGAGGTGGAGGAGCGGGCTTGCCGGAGAGCCGCGCGCAGACCTGGCCGAAGAGCCATGGATTGCCCATTCCGCCTCGGCCGATCATCACGCCATCCACGCCGGTTTCGCGGATCATCCGCTCCGCATCGTCGGCCGTCTTGACGTCGCCGTTGCCGATTACTGGCAGTGAAACGCGCCTCTTTAGTTCGCTCAGGATTGACCAATCGGCCTTGCCCTTGAACATCTGCGTGCGGGTCCGGGCATGGACGCAGATTGCATCCAGACCTTCTTCCTCCGCCATGTGCGCGACTGCGAAGGCCTCCTCGCCGTACTTGTCGAACCCGGCCCGGAACTTGACTGTGAACGGCACCGTCAGCGCCGCCCGCATGGCGCGGAAGATCTCCCGCACGAGCTCAGGCTGGCGCATCAAGGCAGACCCTCCGTTGCTGCTGACCACCTTCTTGGCCGGGCAGCCCATGTTCAGGTCCACGATCGTGGCGCCGCGCTCCTGCACCAGGCGAGCCGTCTCGGCCAGGTTCTCCGGGTCCGAGCCGAAGATCTGCACGCAGATCGGCGCCTCGGCCGGTTCGAAATCGAGCAGCTTCCAGCACTTCCAATCCCCGCCGCGGGTCATCGCCTCGCTGCTGATCATCTGCGTGAAGACCAGAGGGCAACCCTGCTCGCGGCTCAGTTGGCGCCAGGCGTGATCGCTGATCCCGCACATCGGCGCGGGCAGTACCGGCGGGTGGAATTCCAGATCGCGGATGCGAAGTGGCGGAACCAGAAGGTCGTTCGTCGTCATGCGGGCCCTGCTTTCCAGTCTTTCGGACAGAGCGCGTCCGATTTGCGCGGCAGTCTCCATACCGCCCCCCGCCAATGCAAGCGCAAGCGGCGAGACAAAAGAGCGGCGGGGAGCCCATTGGCCCCCCGCCGAGTTTGATTGCCGTCATGGATCGCCTGGGAGCGCCGGCCTCCTGGCCGGCAAGCCCCGTCGGCAATGATCAGGGCCGGCCACCCATGGTCAGGGCCATGATGGCCTTCTGGACGTGCAGGCGGTTTTCGGCCTCGTCGTAGACGACCGAGCGCGGGCCATCGATGACCTCGTCGGTCACTTCGCGGCCGCGGTCAGCGGGAAGCGGGTGCATGTAGACGCCGTCCTTGTCACACAGGTCCATGTGCTTCTTCTCGCAGCGCCAGCTCGGGTACTTCTCGATCAGCTTCAGGCCTTCGGCCTTGTCGGTCGTGGTCAGCAGCGGGCCCCAGCTCTTCGGGATGACGACGTGGGCATCCTGGAAGGCGGCGTCGAAATCGTCGGTGACTTCGAACTTGGCGCCGGACACCTTCGCGTTTTCCTCGGCCTGCTTCATGACTTCCGGCATCAGCTTGAACTCGGGCGGAATCGCCAGGGTCACGTCCATGCCGAAGCGCGGCATCATCAGGATCAACGACTGCGGGACGCTGATGGGGCGCACGTAGTTGGGGGCGCTGGTCCAGGCGACGCCGATCTTCAGGCCCTTCGTGTTGCGGCCGAACTTCTCGCGGATCGTCATGTAGTCCGCCATGATCTGGCAGGGGTGGTACTGGTCGCACTGCATGTTGATGACCGGCACCGTGGAGTACTTGGCCATATCATTGACGTACTGGTTGCCTTCCATCCAGTCGCACTGGCGGATCGCGATACCGTCACCATAGCGGCTCAGGATTGTGCCCGTGTCCTTGGCGTTTTCGCCGTGGCTGATCTGGGTCTTGCTGGGATCCAGGAAAATGCCGTGGCCGCCGAGCTGCGTAATGCCCGTCTCAAAGGAGTTACGGGTGCGCGTCGAGGCGAAGAAGAAAAGCATGTAGAGCGTCTTGTACGACAGGTACGGGGTGGGCTCGCCGAGGGCGAATTTGCGCTTCAGGTCCACTGCCACGTCGAGAGCCGTGTTCAGTTCGTCGACCGTCCAGTCCTGCGTGCAAATGAAGTCTTTTCCGCGAAGTTGTGTCTGCATCGTGTACCATCTGTCCTTGCTGGAGTATGCCATGCCCGGCGGTGAGGAGCCGCGATTGGGGCAAAACCGGCTATGATGCGGAATCCCGGCGTCGGTTCAAGCCCTTTTTGTTCCGGGGTCCAAAGCAGCGACGCGGCGGAGGCTCCGATTGGAGCACTTCACCGCGTCGCGTGCGTTGTTCTTCTTGCCGGAGAAGATCAGTGAATCGTCAGCAGCAGGTCTGTATCCGAAACAGCACGGCCGACCGTCGCTCCATTATCTGCAGCGGTCAGGCCGCCGTTTCCGCCTCCGTAGTAGGTGGAGAAAACGCTGAGGCCGGAATGGTGGTCGGAGACGCCCTGAAGAATCACCGGGACCGTTTCGTCGGACCCGGCGCTGGCATCGGCAATGCCCAGCATCTCATCCGCCGACTCGCCGCCGGGGATGAAGAGCCTCAAGAACCCGTGGTTTCCGGATGCAACATCCCGATAGGTCAGTAGCAACCATCCATCCATAACCATCGGAAGAGCGGTTATGTGGTAAAGGTCGCCGGAGTTGAAGTCCTGGTTCGAATCCCACGTGATGGTGGTTCCACTCACTGTGCCAGCGATGCAACTTCCCGCCGTGCCTTCGAAACGATACGCGGCGGCGATTTGAGTTGGGGACCAACTGGCGAGGGATATCTGGGATGATGTCGTCAGATTGAAGTACGACTTCGCACCCCAGGAAATCGTTGTCCCGGAAACCGTTCCCACTTTTGAAGCTCCGTAGGAGGATGCCGTCGTATCTCTGTAGGCGGCTACGACCTTGTCCGTATCGATGAACACCAGGGCCGTATCGTTAATCGTACTGCTCTCGAGAGTCGATTCGGTTCCCCATGAAATTGATCCCCCCGATACAGTACCGATTCGACCGTGCCCTTGTCCAGTCGTTGTGGAGAAGTAGATTGTCATGAACCGCGACGTATCCAACGGCACAGCCTTGATGTCATCGGTTCGATCGCCTCGAATCGCGTATTCGGCTCCCCAGGAGACCGACGTCCCAGATACCGAGCCGACGCACGCGCGCCCAACTGTCGAGGGATTGAGCTCTCGGTACGCCAAAACGATGGTCGAACTCGTCAGAACGGCAACGTTGTTGGTATCTTCCATCGTCGCATTGAATGTATCTTCCGAACCCCAACTGAACGTTGTCCCACTGATCGTGCCGACGATGAAGTTGCCAATTCCACCGGCGCTTCCATCCTGATAGGCGATAACGATCTTGTCTTCTGCCAGCACGCCGATCGAATTGTATCCGGTAGTCCCGGCATTGAAGACGTTCGGGGTTCCCCAGGAAATCTCGGTCCCTGAAATCTCTCCAATGAATGCTGTCCCATAGCTCGAATTGGAATTGTCCGTGTACGCGACAACGAACCTTGAATCCGTCAATTTCGCAGCGGTTACGTAAGTGGTCGCCCCAGCATTGAACTCGTAGACGGGACTTGGTTCTACGGCATTGAACGGTTTGACTTTTTCATTTATCATGGCCACGACATCACCCGCCGTGACTGATTCGCCCGTCGCGACCACGAAGTCGCGAATGATTTTTGTGACGCTGCCCGCTTCGGTCGAGTAGTCCGCTGTGGCGGCTGTATCGGCCGATGCGGCCTGAACGGCAAACCCCACGGAGGTGATGCGCTTGCGCGGCACCAGGTCCTCGCCGCCGACGTTGACGTTCAACCACACACTGTCGTTCTCGAAAATCGATGCCGGAACGAGGTTTGCCGGATCGTCGCCAATCAGCGTTGCATAAATGCCGTCCGAATCCGGCGTCACGGCATCCGTATCGCTGAACGAGCTTCCGAGCTGGTTGCCGTCAACGTCAGCATCCCAGAATGTGAAGGTCACATTCACCGTCGAAGTAATCGGATCGCCTGTCGTGGCGTCTGCAAGACGGCCCTGGTAGTTCAAGAGGCCGGGCGCCGCGAAGGCAATCTGAGCGCCGAGCAGGAGGACAACAAGTGCTCCACTCAGCGACTTTGAAAGATTCCATTTCATGTTCAAATCTCCCGCTCCATAGCTGGAAGTCAGAGGGTTCAGGGTGTCCGCCCGCAAATTACTCCTGATCCAGGATTCTCCAATCGTTTACGGCGGATGGCCCCGCCGCCGCAGTTGGCTGGACGACGCCCGAATGATCCACGAAGTTCGCACTCGCGGACGTTCCCATCACGCAGGATTGTCCAACGGCCGAATCTGCCTCTTCGTAGTTCAATGAGAGTGCGGCTCCTCCTCCCGTCGTGACATCATCGACTGCGACAGAGTAGTTGGAACTGGCTCGCATTGCCGCCAGGACCGCGCTGGCCAGCAGCAAGGCAGCAAAGACAGCAATCAGCCGGGTTCTTCGGCCACTCGTAGGTACAGAAAAACCCATCCCCTTTGCAGAGAACATAAGACCTCACCTCCTTGCCCAGCATGCATTTATGCTTATACTGGGAAGATGTTTGGCGCGATTAGTTCTATGGCGCCACTTTTCTCAGGGATCACCGAGGATGTCAATCGAAGGCGTTCAGTATAACGAACAGGGCATAAGGCGATTCTGGAATGTCTGCCCAATGACGAAAACCTTGCCCTCCATGGTTCGGATGCTCAAGATGCCATCAAAACATACAGCACACATCGGCCGGTTGGGGAAGCCGCCGAGAGGAGGATGGATGATGGGTTCGACTCGTAGAGGATTCCTGTTTGGGGCTGCGTTGATCCTAGCACTGGCGGCGGTC comes from the bacterium genome and includes:
- a CDS encoding HEAT repeat domain-containing protein, with the protein product MNSRTAIVRAVSALAIAAALLIACAERPPEKPAAPTFAGATVEEWRDRLSGPDAAVAAEKLRTPDAVPVLVAAGLRADPEVAMETERIILALGEPAAQPLAKEAASTDHNRSARAIYLLSRMGDSACGAVPQLVELIRRGHQQSKKPIAVNPEPALTDIGPCAAPDLVPLLADEELRESAIDVLEHYGVQAVPALLAIGEFADEEHRDVVRGLESSLRMELRLPDLRTAAAIRVEGIDPEHDVLRGIVEDEDDLELLGIEDMPATSAVTRLRNHLASSDPVRRRLAARTLAKFGPLAQPALPELESLLDTDDMHLRWAVISALGEIGEPAADTAPRLAELYDQSTNIESRRRTAWALGRIGWASRDAVGDLGETALDTSASTPLRIDTIFALARIDPGGQQDLLASLLSDTRWPIRRTAAEALVITGPIAIGTLQHSLESDDPRTRRMAAIGLLKLGTKYPFAQDVLAQSAPDDDEFVAWAQSIALQTD
- a CDS encoding response regulator, encoding MSGNVKLLIAEDDREMRSLLRKVLTREGYDVTTAAHGQEAVDILREAADFDLLLSDIRMPEKDGIQVLKEVRTLRPSLQVVMITAFGELDQYLEVMREGAFEYLTKPFKIPDLLSVVERATGQPAPASQGDGA
- a CDS encoding Rrf2 family transcriptional regulator, which produces MITRTSEIAIKALVFLALHGQQGPITPHEIAEKMGCSPSYLGKTMGQLVKAGILTSQRGPQGGMTLAVPPEKINLLMVVEACQGLLIGAYCKSIGDELAGPVCAYHRAMWDVRQATVEALRRWTLKHLSECPLPTGALAGNEDCRMVFLAEEAPQP
- a CDS encoding SDR family NAD(P)-dependent oxidoreductase, which translates into the protein MSNETTGESKSRAAEPKNRLDGKVVLITGASRGIGRALAHACAAEGARLAICARNKTDLKAVAAEVESLGAHCLAVKVDLADQDAATKLVDSVHRTYGKIDVLINNAGVLGPRETIMEYPDADWAEVIDINLNGTFWVTKQTLGKMVPQESGSIINLSSGVGRKGRANWGAYAVSKFAVEGLTEVLADEMKPHRIRVNSVNPGATRTQMRAAAKPGEDPNTLPAPADITNVFVYLASDASRGVTGEKFDAQSKDWMDREDF
- the tpx gene encoding thiol peroxidase, translated to MPDTVNFKGNPLHLEGTEVKLGEKAPDFTARKSLAEDVSLSALAAGKTAIISSIPSIDTGVCDMQTRRFNDEASKLGDDVVIITVSCDLPPAQARWCGAAGVENLVMLSDYMHHDFGARYGLKIKELGVNSRAVFVVAADGTLKHVEYVGEVTEHPNYEAALAAAKG
- the dusB gene encoding tRNA dihydrouridine synthase DusB, whose translation is MTTNDLLVPPLRIRDLEFHPPVLPAPMCGISDHAWRQLSREQGCPLVFTQMISSEAMTRGGDWKCWKLLDFEPAEAPICVQIFGSDPENLAETARLVQERGATIVDLNMGCPAKKVVSSNGGSALMRQPELVREIFRAMRAALTVPFTVKFRAGFDKYGEEAFAVAHMAEEEGLDAICVHARTRTQMFKGKADWSILSELKRRVSLPVIGNGDVKTADDAERMIRETGVDGVMIGRGGMGNPWLFGQVCARLSGKPAPPPPTAYERLDIVARHATIMVERKGLHGLVEFRKHAVQYLRGFHEAKALKNRLVQLHDLDEFLAAIEDHKALLAEWDATAPE
- a CDS encoding ornithine carbamoyltransferase, with the translated sequence MQTQLRGKDFICTQDWTVDELNTALDVAVDLKRKFALGEPTPYLSYKTLYMLFFFASTRTRNSFETGITQLGGHGIFLDPSKTQISHGENAKDTGTILSRYGDGIAIRQCDWMEGNQYVNDMAKYSTVPVINMQCDQYHPCQIMADYMTIREKFGRNTKGLKIGVAWTSAPNYVRPISVPQSLILMMPRFGMDVTLAIPPEFKLMPEVMKQAEENAKVSGAKFEVTDDFDAAFQDAHVVIPKSWGPLLTTTDKAEGLKLIEKYPSWRCEKKHMDLCDKDGVYMHPLPADRGREVTDEVIDGPRSVVYDEAENRLHVQKAIMALTMGGRP